The nucleotide window GCGCCAACAATGGGTCCCAACCGGAGCCCCACAGCAGCTTGATCACGTTCCAACCGGAGCCGCGGAACTCGCCTTCGAGCTCTTGCACGATCTTGCCGTTGCCACGCACCGGGCCGTCCAGGCGCTGCAGGTTGCAGTTCACCACGAAGACCAGGTTGTCGAGCTTCTCGCGTGCGGCCAGGCCAATCGCGCCCAGGGATTCCACTTCGTCCATTTCGCCGTCGCCACAGAACACCCAGACCTTGCGGTTGGAAGTGTCGGCAATGCCACGGGCGTGCAGGTATTTCAGGAAACGTGCTTGGTAAATCGCCATCAACGGACCCAGGCCCATGGAGACGGTGGGGAACTGCCAGAACTCGGGCATCAGCTTGGGGTGCGGGTAGCTGGACAGGCCCTTGCCGTCCACTTCCTGGCGGAAGTTCAGCAACTGGTCTTCCGTCAAACGGCCTTCCAAGTAAGCGCGGGCATAGACGCCGGGCGACACGTGGCCCTGGATGTACAGGCAGTCACCGCCATGGCCTTCGCTCTCTGCGTGCCAGAAGTGGTTGAAACCAGCGCCAAACAGGCTGGCCAAGGATGCGAACGAACCGATGTGGCCGCCGAGGTCACCGCCGTCCACAGGGTGGTGGCGATTGGCCTTGACCACCATGGCCATGGCGTTCCAGCGCATGTAGGCGCGCAGGCGTTCTTCAATTTCCAGATTGCCGGGGGAACGTTCTTCCTGGGCCGGCTCAATGGTGTTGACATACCCCGTGGTGGCCGAGAAAGGCATGTCGATGCTTTTCTGGCGGGCGTGTTCGAGCAATTGCTCCAGCAGGAAGTGGGCGCGTTCCGGGCCTTCGGCCTCGATCACGGCGCTCAGGGCATCCATCCATTCACGGGTTTCCTGGCTGTCCAGGTCGAGGGAATTCAGAGGCGACTGCCCCTGCGGAACTGCTGACATGGTGTCTCCTAGTTGTGCTTTGCCGTAATTTAGTACGGTACACCTATTTTCCCATAGATTATTTCAAATTTCAACAGCTGCCTATTGATTTCATATTATGAATTTCAGAGATAGGGCGCTCAACACGCGCCAACGTACACCCCGGGGCGCTCCCCTACACTCGGCGCATGCCTTTCAAGAATCTGGTTTCCCTGCCCAGCCCGATGGAGCTGCCGCCGGTTGAGCGCGCGCGGCGCTGGTGGCGACGCCTCACCCCCCACCGCCAAGACCGCGTAGCCATGCTGGCACCACTGGCTGCGGTGTTGCTGTTTTTTGCCGCCATCGTGGCGGCACTCGGTTACTTGCGCGTGGAAGAAATTGACCGCGAGCGCGAAGCCGTGCAGCGCGACGTGGAATACACCCAGCAGCGCCTGCGCCTGCGTCTGCTGGAACGGCAGGAACAACTGATGCGTATCGCGCGCGAGATTTCAAGTCGCGAACTGGATCTAGACGATTTCCGCACCCGCTCGGAATCCATGATCAACCAGTACCCCGAGCTGCAAGGCATTGCCTGGATCGATGACCGCCGCCGCGTGCGGGCCAGTTTTGGCACCGCAGTGCGCACCGCACATGAGTTGCAGCAGACCTTTGACCCCGCCAAGCGCAATGACACCGACAGCGGTTTCAGCCTGGCGCGCGAGTCCAACCAGCCGGTGTACCAGCAGCGTGTCTGGTCCACCGAATTCGCTCCGCTGCTGCAAATGCACATTCCGCTGAACGAACGGGGGCGTTTTTCCGGCGTGCTGATGGCGGAGTATTCGGTGGACGGCCTGTACCGCTACGGTGTGCCGTCCGAGGTGTCGGCACGTTATGCGGTGTCGCTGCTGGATGTGAACGGCAAGCTGCTGGCCGGCACCGTCATTCCGAACAAGAAAACCGTCACCGGTTTGTTGCCCTGGACCAACCCCACGAATGAATACGCCATGCCGGTGTCCCCCGTGGGCAGCGGACTGGTCATTCGCGCGCAGGCCTACCGCGCTTCTTTGGGCGTGATTGGCAGCGGCCTGTTCTGGCTGGTGGCCACCCTCAGCGTAATGACCGCCTGGATGCTGATTGCCAACTGGCGCCACACGCGCCGCCGTGTGCAGGCCCAGCAGGCGCTGATGTCCGAGACCAATTTCCGACGCGCCATGGAGAGCTCCATGCTCACCGGCATGCGCGCCATGGACTTGCAAGGGCGCATTACTTACGTGAACACCGCGTTCTGCCAGATGACGGGCTGGACCGAATCCGATCTGGTGGGCCGCACCGCCCCATTCCCCTACTGGCCCGATGCCGACCGCGAGCATCTCGCCTCGCACCTGGAAAAGGAACTGGCCGGCAAGACTGTGCCCGGCGGCGTGCAGGTGCGCGTGAAGCGGCGCGACGGCAGCCTGTTTGACGCGCGCCTCTACGTGTCGCCACTGATCGATTCGCAGGGCACCCAAACCGGCTGGATGACCTCCATGACCGACATCACCGAGCCCAACCGCGTGCGCGAGCAGCTGTCCGCTTCGCACCAGCGTTTCACCACCGTGCTGGAGGCGCTGGATGCGTCCATCTCGGTCGCCCCTCTGGGCAGTGACGAACTGCTGTTCGCCAACAAGCTGTACCGCCAGTGGTTTGGCACGCAGTCCGGCGGCCACCTGCAACTGGTGGCCGAAGCCGGCATGCCGCCCAGCCCCACCAACGACGAGTCGCAGGACAGCGTGGACTCGTTTGCCGGCCTGCCCACCTCCAGCCTGCCCGACACCGACAGCGAAAACGCCGAAATCTTCATCCGCCCGCTGGGCAAGTGGCTGGAAGTGCGCACGCGTTACCTGAGCTGGGTAGACGGCCGCCTGGCGCAGATGGTGATTGCCACCGACATCACCAGCCGCCGCCTGGCCGAAGAACAAGCCGCCACACAAGCCGAGCGCGCGCAGACGTCCAGCCGCCTGATCACCATGGGTGAAATGGCCTCCAGCGTGGCCCACGAGCTGAACCAGCCGCTCACCGCCATCAACAACTACTGCAACGGCATGGTCTCGCGTATCAAGGCGCAGCAGATTTCGGAACAGGACCTGCTGGGCGCGCTGGAAAAAACCGCCCACCAGGCCCAACGCGCGGGCCAGATCATCCAGCGCATCCGCTCCTTTGTGAAACGCAGCGAGCCCAACCGCACACCATCCGAAGTGAGCGTGATGGTGGCCGAAGCCGTGGAGCTGGCCGAAATCGAACTGCGGCGCTTCAACGTGCGCCTGAACCACTATGTCGCCGCGCGCCTGCCGCTGCTGATGGTCGACCCGATCCTGATCGAGCAGGTGCTGGTCAATCTGCTGCGCAACGCCGCCGAATCCATCGACATCGCACTGCGGCAAACCTCGGAGCGCATCGTCGAGCTGCGCGTGGTGCCGCGCCACATCGAAGGCAAGCCGGTGATCGAGTTTTCGGTGCAGGACACCGGCAAGGGCCTGGCCCCCGAAGTCATGGCGCGGCTCTACGAAGCCTTCTACTCCACCAAGTCCGACGGCATGGGTATCGGCCTGTCGTTGTGCCGCTCCATCGTCGAATCGCACCTGGGCCGAATCAATGCGGAGAACCTCTACAATGGCACGGAAGTATCGGGATGCCGTTTTTCGTTCTGGATTCCCATGACAGAAGCAGCCCTGCCCGATGCGTCCGCCAACAGCGCCAAAGCAATTAAACCCCTGGACATTTGAATGAGCTTGATCCCCAAAAAAGGTACGGTTTATGTGGTTGATGACGACGAGGCCGTACGCGACTCGTTGCAATGGCTGCTCGAAGGCAAAGGCTACCGCGTACGCTGCTTTGACTCTGCCGAGTCGTTCCTGAGTCGTTACGACGCACGCGAAGTCGCCTGCCTGATCGTCGACATCCGCATGGGCGGCATGACCGGTCTGGAGCTGCAAACCCGCCTGATCGAAGCCAAGTCCCCGCTGCCCATCGTCTTCATCACCGGCCACGGCGACGTGCCCATGGCGGTGGACACCATGAAAAAGGGCGCCATGGATTTCATCCAGAAGCCTTTCAAAGAAGACCAGTTGGTCGGTCTGGTGGAACGCATGCTGGAGCACGCCAAGGACGCTTTCGCCGACTACCAGCTCGCGCTCAACCGCGACGCCCTGCTCTCCAAGCTGACACTGCGCGAGTCGCAGGTGCTGGAACGCATCGTGGCCGGCCGCCTGAACAAACAAATCGCCGATGACCTGGGCATCAGCATCAAGACGGTGGAAGCGCACCGCGCCAACATCATGGAAAAGCTCAGCGCCAACACCGTGGCCGACCTGCTGAAGATTGCCCTGGGGCAGAATGCACCGAAAGCCTGACGACACCTTGTCCCGCACGCTATTGATTTCATAGCTGCTCGCGCCCGCTCCACCTTGGTTTGCGGGCGTTTTTACTTGAAAAACTGAATATGTCTACTGCCTCCGCCGCCCAAATCATCGATGGCAACGCCCTGTCTGCCCAATTGCGCACCGATGTTGCGCGCCGTACCACCGCCCTCAAAACCCGTGGCCTGACGCCCGGCCTGGCCGTGGTGCTGGTGGGTGAGAACCCGGCCTCGCAGGTCTATGTGCGCAACAAGGTCAAGGCCTGCACCGACGCCGGCCTGCACTCGGTACTGGAAAAGTACGACGCCACGATGACCGAGGCCGAGCTGCTGGCCCGCGTGGACGCGCTCAACAACGACCCCGCCATCCATGGCATCCTGGTCCAGTTGCCCCTGCCCAAACACATCGACGACCACAAAGTCATCGAAGCCATCTCCCCAGCCAAGGATGTGGACGGCTTCCACATCGCCAGCGCCGGCGCACTGATGGTCGGTGAAGTCGGCTTCAAGGCCTGCACACCCTACGGTTGTATGAAGATGCTGGATAGCATTGGCATGAAAGACCTGCGTGGCAAACACGCCGTCGTCATCGGCCGCTCCAACATCGTGGGCAAACCCATGGCCATGATGCTGCTGGCGGCCAATGCCACGGTCACAGTCGCCCACAGCGGTACGGCCGACCTGGCCCACCACACGCGCCAGGCCGACATCGTGGTCGCCGCAGTTGGCAAACGCAATGTGCTCACCAAAGACATGGTCAAACCCGGCGCCGTAGTGATCGACGTGGGCATGAACCGGATTCCTGAGGGTGAAGAAGGTGCCGGCAAGCTCTGCGGCGACGTGGACTTTGCCGGTGTCAGTCAGGTCGCGGGCTACATCACCCCGGTGCCCGGCGGCGTAGGCCCCATGACCATCACCATGCTGCTGGTCAACACGCTGGAAGCTGCAGAGCGTGACGCTGACCAGCGCGGGCTTGTTTAAGCGCCGGACAGCCCCAACTAAACAGCATCTTTGCCAACTTTTGAGCGCCCCATGAATCCCCTGCTGCAATTCGACGCCCTGCCCCTGTTTGACCAGATTCGCCCCGAGCATGTGGCACCGGCCATCGAAAACCTGCTGGCCCAGGCCAGCACCGCGCTCGAAACCGTCACCGCGCCGGACTTCCCGGCCCAGTGGGACGCGATTGCGCGTGAGCTGGATGTATCCACCGAAAAGCTGGGTACCGCGTGGGGCGCCGTGAGCCACCTCAACAGCGTGGCCGACACCCCCGAGCTGCGCGCCGCCTACAACGCGGCCCTGCCCTTGGTGACCGAATTCTGGACCCGCCTGGGCGCGGACGAGCGCCTGTACGCCAAGTACAAGGCCATAAACGTCAACGCGCTGAATGCCGAACAGCGCCAGGCACACAAAAACGCCGTGCGCAACTTTGTGCTCGGTGGTGCTGAACTGCAGGGCGAGGCCCGCACGCGCTTTGCCGAGATTCAGGAAAAGCAGGCCGAGCTGAGCCAAAAGTTCAGCGAGAACACACTGGACGCCACCGACGCTTTCAGCTATTACGCGGCAAAGAACGAACTGGACGGTGTGCCGGACGACGTGCAGCAGGCCGCACTGGCCGCGGCCCAGGCCGAAGGCAAAGAAGGCTACAAACTCACGCTGAAGATGCCCTGCTACCTGCCGGTCATGCAGTTCGCCGCCAGCAGCGCCCTGCGCCAGACCCTGTACCGGGCTTACGTCACACGCGCCTCTGACCAGGCTGACGCCAGCGGACTGAAGTTCGACAACGGCCAGAACATCCGCAGCATCCTCGCGCTGCGCCAAGAAGAAGCCCGCCTGCTGGGTTACCCCAACTTCGGCGCCGTCTCCGTCGTCGCCAAGATGGCCGATTCGCCGCAGGCCGTCATCACCTTCCTGCGTGATTTGGCCCACAAAGCCCGTCCCTTTGCCGAAAAAGACCTGGCCGACCTGCGCGCCTTTGCGCGTGACAACCTCGGCCTGAGTGATCCGCAGGCCTGGGACTGGCCTTATATCAGCGAGAAGCTCAAGGAAGCGCGTTATTCCTTCAGTGAACAGGAAGTCAAACAGTACTTCACCGCACCCAAGGTGCTGGCGGGCCTGTTCAAGATTGTGGAAACCCTGTTTGACGTAGCCATCCAGCGTGACAGTGCGCCCGTGTGGAACGCAGGCGTGGAGTTCTACCGCATTGAACGCGGTGGCCAGTTGGTTGGCCAGTTCTACCTCGACCCATCCGCCCGCAGCGGCAAGCGTGGTGGCGCCTGGATGGACGATGTGCGCACGCGCTGGCTGCGCCCCGACAACGGCAAGCTGCAAACCCCGGTGGCGCACCTGGTCTGCAACTTTGCTGACGGCGTGGATGGCAAACCGGCCTTGCTCACGCACGACGACGTCACCACGCTGTTCCACGAATTCGGCCACGGCCTGCACCACATGCTCACGCAGGTGAACGAGCGTGATGTGTCCGGCATCAGCGGTGTGGAGTGGGACGCGGTGGAACTGCCCAGCCAATTCATGGAAAACTTCTGCTGGGAATGGAATGTGCTGCAGCACATGACCGCCCATGTGGATACCGGTGCGCCGCTGCCACGCGCCCTGTTCGACAAGATGCTGGCCGCCAAGAACTTCCAGAGCGGCATGCAGACCCTGCGCCAGATCGAGTTTTCGCTCTTCGACATGCTGCTGCACACCGAGCATGACCCTGCAAACGACTTCATGCCTTTGCTGGCGCAAGTGCGCAAAGAAGTGTCGGTCTTGCAGCCCCCGGCCTGGAGCCGCGCCATGCATACATTCAGTCACATTTTTGCCGGCGGTTACGCCGCGGGTTACTACAGTTACAAGTGGGCCGAGGTGCTGTCTGCTGATGCGTATGCCGCATTTGAAGAAACAGCGCGCCCCGATGGCTTGCCGAATGTGGAAACCGGTAGAAAATACCGCCAAGCCATTCTGGAAGCGGGCGGCAGCCGCCCGGCCATGGAATCGTTCAAGGCCTTCCGGGGCCGCGAACCGTCGCTGGACGCACTCTTGCGCCACCAGGGCATGGCTGCGTAAACTTTGTCGTTGTCTGGGAGCCTATTGATGATCAACCACCACCGCACTTTCCTTGCCGCCCTGCTGGCGGGGTCTGCCTTGCTGTCGTTCACCACGGGTACACAGGCCCAAACCATTTACCGCATCGTCGGTGCGGATGGCAAGGTGACGTTTTCTGACAAACCACCGGCCTCTGCCGACCAAGGCAAGATTGCCGGTACCGGTGTAGGCGCTGCGGGTGCGGCGGGCAATACGTCATTGCCGTTCGAGCTGCGCCAGGTGGCGTCCAAATACCCGGTCACGCTGTACACCTCGGCCGAATGTGCCCCCTGTGGTGCGGGTCGCGCGCTCCTCTCCAGCCGTGGCGTGCCATTCAATGAACGCACCGTCAGCACCGCAGAAGATGCCGCCGCCCTGCAACGCCTGAGCGGCGAAAACTCCCTGCCCTTCCTGACAATTGGCAGCCAGCGTATCAAGGGTTATTCGGACAGTGAGTGGGTGCAGTACCTGGACGCAGCGGGTTACCCCAAGACTTCGGTGTTGCCCGCAGGCTTCCGGAATGCACCGGCCGCACCGCTGGTGACCGTGCAAAGGGCCCCAACCCGCGCCGAAGAAAAACCACCGGCACCCGCTGAAACCACACCTGTTGATTCCGGCCCAGGCCCTAGCAATCCGGCTGGCATCACCTTCTAAAACACGGGTCGGTCAGTGGCGGTCTGACACACCAGACTGCCACTCGGGCAGGCGCCAGTCCCGGTGCAGGGCCAGCAGGCGCAGCACCGTCGCAGTGGCCGCAGCGGCTACCAGACTGCCCCACTGCGGCACGCCGCCCATCTGCGCAGCCACCATGACCCAGCCCCCGGCGAAAGAACACACGGCATAAGGCTGGTGATCCTTGAACGCACGCGGGATTTCGTTGCAGACGATATCGCGCATCACGCCGCCAAACACTGCCGTCACCATGCCCATGAGCACCGCCACGATGGCGGGCATGGAAGCATCCAGCGCAATTTGGGTGCCCCCGGCCGTGAACAGCCCCAGGCCTAGCGCATCGGGCCACTGCATGGCGCGTTCGGTGGGTTCGAAATGGCGGATGCGCAGAAACACCATGGCACCTATGCACAGGGCCAGCAGAACCCACAGCCAGGTGGCGTGTTGCACCCAGAAGAACGGGCGCCGGTCCAACAGGATGTCGCGCAGCGTGCCGCCACCAAACGCGGCCAACCACGCCACCACACATACGCCCACCGCGTCCAGCCGCTTGCGCGCTGCGGCAATCAGGCCGGAGAGCGCGAAGGCCACGGTGGCGGCAGCCTCAATGGCGATCTGCGTGTTCGACGCTGTCAGCACGTCGTTGAGATGCGGTACCGCCATGCGCTGCCTTTGCGTTGGTTGTGGATCAGAAAGTCAGTGTCTTCACGCCGCTGGCGGTACCCAGCAGGCAGACCTGGGCACGCTGGTACGCAAACACACCTACCGTCACCACGCCAGGCCACTGGCTGATCTCGGCCTCAAAGGCCAATGGGTCAGTGATCTGCAAGCCGGTGACGTCCACGATGTGCTGGCCGTTGTCGGTGACCAGCGGTTGGCCATCCTTCAGGCGGACCTTGGCACTGCCACCGCGGGCTACAAACTGCGCGATGACGCGTTTGGTCGCCATGGGGATAACTTCCACGGGCAACGGGAACTTGCCCAACGTAGTGACGAGTTTGGATTCATCAGCAATACACACAAACTGCTTGGACAACGCCGCCACGATCTTCTCGCGCGTGAGCGCAGCGCCACCGCCCTTGACCATGTTGCCTTTGCCATCGATCTCGTCCGCACCGTCGATGTAGACCGACAACGCATCCACCTCGTTGGCATCAAACACTTTGATGCCCAGCGCCAGCAGGCGCTCAGTGCTGGCGACCGAGCTGGAGACGGCGCCCTTGATCTGGTCTTTCATGCTGGCCAGCGCATCGATGAACTTGTTGACGGTAGAGCCTGTGCCCACGCCCACAATCTCGCCGGGCACCACGTATTGGAGGGCGGCCTGGCCGACCAGGGTTTTGAGTTGGTCTTGGGACAGGGCCGCGGGGGATGTGGAGGTGGTCATCTGGGACAATAGGGCGAGTTGAAGAATTGCAGGAATTATCCGATGTCTCTGGTTCCCTACGCCCTGGCGCGCCGTGTTTTGTTCTCCCT belongs to Rhodoferax saidenbachensis and includes:
- a CDS encoding trimeric intracellular cation channel family protein, translated to MAVPHLNDVLTASNTQIAIEAAATVAFALSGLIAAARKRLDAVGVCVVAWLAAFGGGTLRDILLDRRPFFWVQHATWLWVLLALCIGAMVFLRIRHFEPTERAMQWPDALGLGLFTAGGTQIALDASMPAIVAVLMGMVTAVFGGVMRDIVCNEIPRAFKDHQPYAVCSFAGGWVMVAAQMGGVPQWGSLVAAAATATVLRLLALHRDWRLPEWQSGVSDRH
- a CDS encoding response regulator transcription factor produces the protein MSLIPKKGTVYVVDDDEAVRDSLQWLLEGKGYRVRCFDSAESFLSRYDAREVACLIVDIRMGGMTGLELQTRLIEAKSPLPIVFITGHGDVPMAVDTMKKGAMDFIQKPFKEDQLVGLVERMLEHAKDAFADYQLALNRDALLSKLTLRESQVLERIVAGRLNKQIADDLGISIKTVEAHRANIMEKLSANTVADLLKIALGQNAPKA
- a CDS encoding glutaredoxin domain-containing protein — encoded protein: MINHHRTFLAALLAGSALLSFTTGTQAQTIYRIVGADGKVTFSDKPPASADQGKIAGTGVGAAGAAGNTSLPFELRQVASKYPVTLYTSAECAPCGAGRALLSSRGVPFNERTVSTAEDAAALQRLSGENSLPFLTIGSQRIKGYSDSEWVQYLDAAGYPKTSVLPAGFRNAPAAPLVTVQRAPTRAEEKPPAPAETTPVDSGPGPSNPAGITF
- a CDS encoding PAS domain-containing sensor histidine kinase translates to MPFKNLVSLPSPMELPPVERARRWWRRLTPHRQDRVAMLAPLAAVLLFFAAIVAALGYLRVEEIDREREAVQRDVEYTQQRLRLRLLERQEQLMRIAREISSRELDLDDFRTRSESMINQYPELQGIAWIDDRRRVRASFGTAVRTAHELQQTFDPAKRNDTDSGFSLARESNQPVYQQRVWSTEFAPLLQMHIPLNERGRFSGVLMAEYSVDGLYRYGVPSEVSARYAVSLLDVNGKLLAGTVIPNKKTVTGLLPWTNPTNEYAMPVSPVGSGLVIRAQAYRASLGVIGSGLFWLVATLSVMTAWMLIANWRHTRRRVQAQQALMSETNFRRAMESSMLTGMRAMDLQGRITYVNTAFCQMTGWTESDLVGRTAPFPYWPDADREHLASHLEKELAGKTVPGGVQVRVKRRDGSLFDARLYVSPLIDSQGTQTGWMTSMTDITEPNRVREQLSASHQRFTTVLEALDASISVAPLGSDELLFANKLYRQWFGTQSGGHLQLVAEAGMPPSPTNDESQDSVDSFAGLPTSSLPDTDSENAEIFIRPLGKWLEVRTRYLSWVDGRLAQMVIATDITSRRLAEEQAATQAERAQTSSRLITMGEMASSVAHELNQPLTAINNYCNGMVSRIKAQQISEQDLLGALEKTAHQAQRAGQIIQRIRSFVKRSEPNRTPSEVSVMVAEAVELAEIELRRFNVRLNHYVAARLPLLMVDPILIEQVLVNLLRNAAESIDIALRQTSERIVELRVVPRHIEGKPVIEFSVQDTGKGLAPEVMARLYEAFYSTKSDGMGIGLSLCRSIVESHLGRINAENLYNGTEVSGCRFSFWIPMTEAALPDASANSAKAIKPLDI
- the folD gene encoding bifunctional methylenetetrahydrofolate dehydrogenase/methenyltetrahydrofolate cyclohydrolase FolD, with amino-acid sequence MSTASAAQIIDGNALSAQLRTDVARRTTALKTRGLTPGLAVVLVGENPASQVYVRNKVKACTDAGLHSVLEKYDATMTEAELLARVDALNNDPAIHGILVQLPLPKHIDDHKVIEAISPAKDVDGFHIASAGALMVGEVGFKACTPYGCMKMLDSIGMKDLRGKHAVVIGRSNIVGKPMAMMLLAANATVTVAHSGTADLAHHTRQADIVVAAVGKRNVLTKDMVKPGAVVIDVGMNRIPEGEEGAGKLCGDVDFAGVSQVAGYITPVPGGVGPMTITMLLVNTLEAAERDADQRGLV
- the rpiA gene encoding ribose-5-phosphate isomerase RpiA gives rise to the protein MTTSTSPAALSQDQLKTLVGQAALQYVVPGEIVGVGTGSTVNKFIDALASMKDQIKGAVSSSVASTERLLALGIKVFDANEVDALSVYIDGADEIDGKGNMVKGGGAALTREKIVAALSKQFVCIADESKLVTTLGKFPLPVEVIPMATKRVIAQFVARGGSAKVRLKDGQPLVTDNGQHIVDVTGLQITDPLAFEAEISQWPGVVTVGVFAYQRAQVCLLGTASGVKTLTF
- a CDS encoding M3 family metallopeptidase, which translates into the protein MNPLLQFDALPLFDQIRPEHVAPAIENLLAQASTALETVTAPDFPAQWDAIARELDVSTEKLGTAWGAVSHLNSVADTPELRAAYNAALPLVTEFWTRLGADERLYAKYKAINVNALNAEQRQAHKNAVRNFVLGGAELQGEARTRFAEIQEKQAELSQKFSENTLDATDAFSYYAAKNELDGVPDDVQQAALAAAQAEGKEGYKLTLKMPCYLPVMQFAASSALRQTLYRAYVTRASDQADASGLKFDNGQNIRSILALRQEEARLLGYPNFGAVSVVAKMADSPQAVITFLRDLAHKARPFAEKDLADLRAFARDNLGLSDPQAWDWPYISEKLKEARYSFSEQEVKQYFTAPKVLAGLFKIVETLFDVAIQRDSAPVWNAGVEFYRIERGGQLVGQFYLDPSARSGKRGGAWMDDVRTRWLRPDNGKLQTPVAHLVCNFADGVDGKPALLTHDDVTTLFHEFGHGLHHMLTQVNERDVSGISGVEWDAVELPSQFMENFCWEWNVLQHMTAHVDTGAPLPRALFDKMLAAKNFQSGMQTLRQIEFSLFDMLLHTEHDPANDFMPLLAQVRKEVSVLQPPAWSRAMHTFSHIFAGGYAAGYYSYKWAEVLSADAYAAFEETARPDGLPNVETGRKYRQAILEAGGSRPAMESFKAFRGREPSLDALLRHQGMAA